The nucleotide window GAAGAACAAAAAATAATAAAAGATTTTCCAATACTGCTTGCAGGTGGAGGAATAGGAAGTGTTATAGCAGAATGTGCATTACGTTTTGGTTTTGAGACAATTACTATTATTGATGGAGATCAAGTTGAGAAATCTAATTTAAATCGTCAAAATTATACAGAGGCTGATATTACTGATAATAAGGTGGATGCATTAGAGAAGCGTTTATTATCTATTAATAAAAATGCAAAAATCAAATGTGTAGATTTTTTTTTAACTGTTGAAAATGTTAAAGAGCATATAGAAGGTCATAAAGCAGCAATTAATGCTTTAGATTTTTCTTCACCAGTTCCTTTGATTTTTGATACAACTTGCCAAAAGTTAAATATTCCAGTTTTGCATCCATATAATATTGGTTGGGGTAGTTTGGTTACAGTTATAACAAAAGATGGATTATCATTAGATACCTTGTCTAAACCTGATCAAGATTTTAATGAAGTTGTTATGGTAGAGTATGCTTCAAGTTATTTGAAATTTTGGGGTAATCCTCAATTATGGATTGATGATGTTATAGAAAAATATAGGAAAGAAGAAGGTACATTATCTCCCCCACAACTATCAATAGCATCGTGGTCAGTAGCAGCAATGTGCACACATTTACTTTATAATATTGCAACAGGGAAAAAATTTAAAAAATTCCCAGAATTTTATTTATCAAAGGTAATAGATGATGCTTTATAGTAATTAAATTAATTTATTATTTGTAGCTGAAGAAATAGCTTCTGAAATATTAGCTACTTCTAATTTTGTAAATAATTTTCTTCTATGAAATTTAACTGTATCGGGAGAAACAAAAATAGCATCTGCTATTTCACCAATAGTGTATCCTCTTATAGAGAATTGTAAAACTTCTTTTTCTCGATCAGTTAATTTTATTTTATCCATTGTCTTCCAGAAGTTACCTTCTAGATCATATTTAAGTACTTTATTATCTCCTTTCTTATAGATCTTAATATTTCCAGATTGTTTTTCAGATGATAAAGAAATGATACAGATGGCTTTCCAAATTTTTCCAGATTGTGTTAAATATACTGGAGTTAGTTTTTGATTTATTAAAATAGTTTTTCCATCCGGGTTCTTTAAATGAAAATCATAACTAATAGTATGGTATATACGTTGCTCAACTGGTATGTTTTCAAAAAAATCAAAACCAATAGTATTGATTTTTAATAATAAGTCTAAATCATCTTTAATAACATATTTAAAATAAAAAGCATAGCCCATTTCTTGAACTTCAGCTGCTGTGTGTCCGCATAAAAATAATGGATTTTCAGAAACATATTCAAATCCTTTTTTTTCATAATCGATAACATAAATACTCTTATATGTAGTTCTTGCGAAAGCTTTAATTGCTTCTACATAGTTCATATTTTGTCTTATTTCATTCTCAGAAATTTCATTGACAGTGTTACGAGATGTAAAAAAGTCATTTTCATTTGGCATAGTAGTATTTTTTTTGGAACCTAAAAATAGTGTTTTTTTTTAACATTTAAAAAGAAGCCAAACTATACTGTTTTTTGGTTGTTTTATTTACCCTATAAATGATGTTTTTAAAAAAAAATGAAAAACTACCCTTAAAGGTAGTTTTTTGTTATATATCTGATAACTAAACTTTTGTGTAGCGTGTTGGGATGCTGGTTGTAATAATTTTAGCTAAAACAAAAACCACTATGCTAGTTCAAAACCAACAACCAAAAGTAAGTCAAAATGAATTCTTAAACATGTCTAAATTTATCGTAACAGAGAATTTTAAGCATCATACAGACAATAACTCTTCAACAAATTACAAGAATGAAATTAGTTCAGTGTATGAAGAAGAAGTTAGTTATTCAAACAATTCAAAAATATTTGTAATTAAAGAAAATAGCGAAAGTATACTAGGAACTATAAGAGTTTTAAAATGGGATTATATTAGTATGCTTCCAATACAAAAAATGTTTGGAATAAATCCATTAATGTGTACTAATGGGAATTCTATAAATGAGATATGGCATATTGGAAGATTTGCTATAAAACAAGGAGTACGTGATATTAATTTGTTAAAAAAATTAATGGTTTGTGCTATTATGCCTGTTTGTATGCATAAAGACAATATTGCTTTTGCTGAATGTGATGCTAAGTTGCTACGAGTTATGTCACTTATGGGAATTGAAACTAAAATAGTGGGAGAGTCAATTAATTATTTAGGATCTGAAACAATTCCAGTAAGTATGTCTTATGACGGATTAATTAATTTTTATCAAGAGAATAAGCATTTGATTGGTGAATCAAAAGATTTTAATGAATTACCAAAAGTCAATGTTTTATTTAATGACGTAGTATAAAGTTATTAAGTTTATTATATTAAGTGTTACTTAATATTTGGTGATATAAAAAGTGATAAACATATTACCATTAAAGAATTTAAGTAATGAAAATTTTCAAAGGAGTTTTACAAGTGTGTTAGATGGGTTTTATATTTCTAATTAATACTTTGAGAACTATAAGTAGCTTTTAAGAATTTTGACAAAACATAGAATTCCATTTTTTTAATGATTTAAGTGTTTTGTATTGAAATCCCGTTACTTTTTTTGAATCTTAAGGATGTTCAATTTTTAATCTCACTACCTAAAAGTATAGTAATTAAGGTGTAATAATGTAACTACCTTATGGTGTAGCATAAAAGCTACATAAGTACTTTAACTTTGGATAAAGAATAAGTAAAAGTCAAGTTCATTGAATTGTTAATAGTTAAAGTGTTCTTTTAATAGGGGTATTAAAAGAGTTTGTTTAAAAATACTTTAAACTTAGGTTAACAAAACAATGTTTGTAGTCAGTACTAAATTGTATTGATTAAAAAGATTACTCTAATTTTTTAATTAAACAACCATGTGACATGGAATGGCGAAGCCATGTTTAGTCGATAAAAATAACTTAAGAAGGAAAATAATACAACATGTAGTAACTAATTAAGTCATTTTAAAAATTAGATTAGAACTACCTAAAAGTGTAGTAGTTAAGGTGTAACGATGTAACTACCTTTTGGTGTAGTTAAAAAATAAGAGTTGTGCTTTAAATTTGAATAAACAATAAGTAAAAGATAAGTTCATTGAATTGTTAATAGTTAAAGTATTCTTTTAATAGAGGTATTATAAAGAACTTGTTTAAAAATAATTTTAAACTTTCATTAACAACACAATGTTTATAGTTAATACAATTAAGTATTGATTAAATAAATTACTATAATTTTTTTTAAATGCAATAACCATGTGACATGGAATGGCGAAGCCATATCCAGTCGATAAAAAAACAGGAAAAATGAAAAATAATATAGGGTGGCATGTGCTTCATGTAAAGTTTAATAATGAGAAAAGAGCTCATAATGATTTAAAAAGATTAGGTATTGAATCATTTCTTCCAATGGGATTAACAATAAGACAATGGAGTGATCGAAAAAAGAAAATTTATACACCTCTATTTCCTAGTTATGTTTTTGTTAATATAAAATCTAAACTAGATTTTCATACAGCTCTTTCTGTAGATTCTGTAAGGTCATATATC belongs to Tenacibaculum sp. MAR_2010_89 and includes:
- a CDS encoding ThiF family adenylyltransferase: MEDRYIRNRIYLTEEEQKIIKDFPILLAGGGIGSVIAECALRFGFETITIIDGDQVEKSNLNRQNYTEADITDNKVDALEKRLLSINKNAKIKCVDFFLTVENVKEHIEGHKAAINALDFSSPVPLIFDTTCQKLNIPVLHPYNIGWGSLVTVITKDGLSLDTLSKPDQDFNEVVMVEYASSYLKFWGNPQLWIDDVIEKYRKEEGTLSPPQLSIASWSVAAMCTHLLYNIATGKKFKKFPEFYLSKVIDDAL
- a CDS encoding response regulator transcription factor; its protein translation is MPNENDFFTSRNTVNEISENEIRQNMNYVEAIKAFARTTYKSIYVIDYEKKGFEYVSENPLFLCGHTAAEVQEMGYAFYFKYVIKDDLDLLLKINTIGFDFFENIPVEQRIYHTISYDFHLKNPDGKTILINQKLTPVYLTQSGKIWKAICIISLSSEKQSGNIKIYKKGDNKVLKYDLEGNFWKTMDKIKLTDREKEVLQFSIRGYTIGEIADAIFVSPDTVKFHRRKLFTKLEVANISEAISSATNNKLI